One window from the genome of Nitrospira defluvii encodes:
- a CDS encoding Crp/Fnr family transcriptional regulator: MIRTAMNMVDHRHCLALSGCFRGKLCEQLMSRPGQRVPKGGRIYGLGDAAQSVFFLRYGFVKLTSLTEDGRELILRLHQAGEVFGELCHCTGERREQAVAMEDSEVVELNFEEFIAHLQSNRPAFLLFLSNVAQQLSAAYDQIQTLSFGNTMERLVRTLGRLADEFGEPDGEWVRLTHYFRQDDLAQMIGARREVVSTLLNQLREQGLINYARKDGLLLRRADLDQFLGSAEKSSAGLKHSGF; this comes from the coding sequence ATGATCCGTACCGCCATGAATATGGTCGACCACCGGCATTGTCTCGCGCTGTCCGGTTGTTTTCGCGGCAAGCTTTGTGAGCAGTTGATGAGTAGGCCAGGCCAGCGTGTGCCGAAAGGTGGCCGCATCTACGGGCTCGGGGATGCCGCGCAAAGCGTCTTCTTTCTCCGGTACGGCTTTGTGAAATTGACTTCCCTGACCGAGGACGGGCGCGAACTGATTTTGCGTCTGCATCAGGCCGGCGAAGTCTTCGGCGAACTCTGCCATTGTACCGGTGAGCGCCGGGAGCAGGCCGTCGCAATGGAAGACAGCGAAGTCGTGGAGCTGAATTTCGAGGAATTCATCGCCCATCTGCAGAGCAATCGTCCGGCGTTTCTCCTGTTCTTGTCCAATGTCGCGCAACAATTGTCGGCGGCCTACGATCAGATTCAGACCCTCTCGTTCGGTAATACGATGGAACGGTTGGTGCGGACGCTCGGGCGGTTGGCCGATGAATTCGGCGAGCCGGACGGCGAATGGGTTCGTCTGACGCATTATTTCCGTCAGGATGATCTCGCGCAGATGATCGGCGCGCGTCGCGAGGTCGTCTCAACCCTCCTGAATCAGTTGCGCGAGCAAGGGCTCATCAATTACGCGCGAAAAGACGGACTGCTGCTGCGTCGCGCTGACCTTGATCAATTCCTGGGTTCCGCCGAGAAATCTTCTGCCGGTCTCAAGCACTCCGGCTTCTAG
- a CDS encoding cytochrome c codes for MRPSSRDISHHPQYSGAACAAGLGFASVMLAGSLLWAGPQDQPQTADRPYKAEQGRAIFNGKGLCSTCHGVDGHRDQLPPQLSAHIRENIERLTPAPPDLRRADTLTLTTDTQRFEIIRHGHLRTAMYPLSQGTLSDEDIRALLPYLAVIRGTASRSVPTREPATPLRGDAAQGQQLFHELGGCAICHGIEGHLDRRPPISKDLAQRLDALPAPPANLRDPAALKSENDEDRFLSIKRGHPGTAMYPKTLLRDEDIRDLVAYLATLRGGGR; via the coding sequence ATGCGGCCTTCCTCCCGCGACATCTCACATCACCCGCAGTACTCCGGCGCGGCATGCGCCGCTGGGCTGGGGTTCGCGTCCGTCATGCTGGCTGGGTCCCTTCTCTGGGCTGGCCCTCAGGATCAGCCTCAGACGGCCGACCGGCCGTATAAGGCGGAACAGGGCCGAGCCATCTTCAACGGCAAGGGCCTCTGCTCAACCTGTCATGGAGTCGACGGCCACAGAGATCAATTGCCCCCTCAACTCAGCGCGCATATCCGAGAGAACATTGAGCGACTCACTCCTGCCCCCCCTGACTTACGACGGGCGGACACACTGACATTGACCACGGATACACAACGATTCGAGATCATCCGTCACGGGCATCTCCGTACGGCCATGTATCCGCTCTCGCAGGGCACCCTGTCGGATGAAGACATACGTGCGCTGCTTCCATACCTGGCCGTGATCCGTGGCACTGCGTCGCGCTCCGTTCCCACACGTGAGCCTGCTACGCCCCTGCGAGGTGATGCGGCACAGGGGCAGCAACTCTTCCATGAACTGGGCGGCTGCGCCATTTGCCATGGCATTGAAGGCCATCTCGACCGGCGGCCCCCGATCTCGAAGGACTTGGCTCAACGGTTGGACGCGCTCCCGGCGCCGCCTGCCAATCTCCGGGACCCCGCCGCCCTGAAATCCGAGAACGATGAAGATCGATTTCTCTCCATCAAACGCGGACACCCCGGCACGGCAATGTACCCGAAAACACTCCTGCGCGATGAGGATATTCGCGACCTCGTCGCCTACCTTGCGACGCTTCGTGGCGGGGGCCGGTAG